The Acidimicrobiales bacterium genomic sequence ACGCCCCCGCCGGGGTTGGAGGAGATCCGCCTCCACGACACCCGGACCCGCCAGGTGCGCCCCTTCGTGCCCCTGGTCGAGGGCCGGGTGGGCATCTACACCTGCGGGCCCACCGTCTACGCCCCCCAGACCCTGGGCAACATGCGACCCCAGCTCTACCCCGACCTGCTGCGCCGGGTGCTGGCGGCCGCCGGCCACCAGGTCACCTACGTCACCAACATCACCGACGTGGGCCACCTGGTGTCCGACGCCGATGAGGGCGAGGACAAGCTGGAGCGGGCCGCCGCCGCCTCGGGGGAGACCGCGGCTGAGATCGCCGCCCGCTACACCGAGCAGTGGGCCACCGACCGGCGCCGCCTGGGCTGCCTGGAGCCCGACGTGGTGCCCCGGGCCGCCGACCACATCCCCCAGCAGGTCGCCATGGTGCAGGCCCTGGAGGCGGCCGGCCACACCTACGTCATCGACGACGGGGTCTACTTCGACACCTCCACCTTCCCCCGCTACGCCGAGTTCGCCGGCCTCCGCCTGGACGACCTGGAGGCCACTGGGCGCATCGACGCCATCGAGGCCAAGCACCACCCGGCCGACTTCGCCCTCTGGAAGCTGACCCCGCCGGGCGTGCGGCGCCAGCAGGAGTGGGATTCGCCCTGGGGGCGGGGCTTCCCGGGCTGGCACATCGAGTGCTCGGCCATGGCCACCGAGTACCTGGGCACCCGCTTCGACATCCACACCGGCGGCATCGACCACGTGCGGGTCCACCACACCAACGAGGTGGCCCAGAGCGAGTGCGCTCTCGGGGTGCACCCCTGGGTCGGCACCTGGCTCCACAACGAGTTCCTCGACCTGGGGGGAGAGAAGGTCTCCAAGTCCAAGGGCCACGTGCTGGTGGTCGACTCGCTGGTGGAGCGGGGCATCGACCCGCTGGCCTACCGCTACTTCTTCCTCCAGGCCCACTACCGCCAGAAGCAGGCCTTCTCCTTCGAGGCGGTGGAGGCAGCCGGGACCGCCCTGCGTCGTCTGGTGGGCCACGCGGTGGCGGCCCGGGAGGCCGGGGGCGAGACGGACCCGGCCCGGATCGAGCCGTACCGCCGCCGGTTCTGGGCCGCCCTGGCCGACGACCTGAACGCCCCCCAGGCCCTGGCCGTGGTGTGGGAGGCGATCCGCTCGGACGACCTGGGACCGGCCGACCTGTGGGCCTTCCTGGTCGACGCTGACCGGGCCCTGGGCTTCGGCCTGGCCGAGGCCGCCGCCCCCGGGGCCGACACCGGGTCCGATCCCCGCATCGACGCCCTGGTGGCCGAGCGGGCCGCAGCCCGGACGGCCCGGGACTTCGCCACCTCGGACCGCATCCGCGACGAGCTGGCCGCCGAGGGCGTCGAGGTGGTCGACACCCCGACCGGCGCCACCTGGCGCCGTCGCTGACCCCTCGCCGTCCCCTCCTGCCCGTGGCGCCCCCGTCGGGTGCGTT encodes the following:
- the cysS gene encoding cysteine--tRNA ligase; this encodes MAAEGTPPPGLEEIRLHDTRTRQVRPFVPLVEGRVGIYTCGPTVYAPQTLGNMRPQLYPDLLRRVLAAAGHQVTYVTNITDVGHLVSDADEGEDKLERAAAASGETAAEIAARYTEQWATDRRRLGCLEPDVVPRAADHIPQQVAMVQALEAAGHTYVIDDGVYFDTSTFPRYAEFAGLRLDDLEATGRIDAIEAKHHPADFALWKLTPPGVRRQQEWDSPWGRGFPGWHIECSAMATEYLGTRFDIHTGGIDHVRVHHTNEVAQSECALGVHPWVGTWLHNEFLDLGGEKVSKSKGHVLVVDSLVERGIDPLAYRYFFLQAHYRQKQAFSFEAVEAAGTALRRLVGHAVAAREAGGETDPARIEPYRRRFWAALADDLNAPQALAVVWEAIRSDDLGPADLWAFLVDADRALGFGLAEAAAPGADTGSDPRIDALVAERAAARTARDFATSDRIRDELAAEGVEVVDTPTGATWRRR